DNA sequence from the Heptranchias perlo isolate sHepPer1 unplaced genomic scaffold, sHepPer1.hap1 HAP1_SCAFFOLD_43, whole genome shotgun sequence genome:
ctgcagactgagctacacattagatACCAATCCAAAATTCTCATAGCGTATCAGAATGAAAGACACAGTATCCATTCCAttaatgcagactgagctacacatcacatgccagtccaaaaatctcagtgtcagattgaaagatacagtatcaattccatcagGACAGAGTGAAATGCACATTAGATACCTGTCACTGACATTCACTTTCAAACTGAAAGATACAGTTTCGATTTGATTGGTACTGACTGAGCTAAACGATACATACCAGTATACAAATCTCACACAGtagcagactgaaagatacagtatcaatctcATTAGTGTGGACTGAGCGACACATTaaatacctgtccaaaaatcacattcagTGTCAAACTGAAAGGCAGAGTATCAATATCTTTACTGCATTCTGAGCAACACATTGAATATGATTTCTGGACTGGTATACAGTGTCAGGTTGAAACATAcactatcaattccattagtgcagattgagctacacattagATATCTTGCAAAATTTGAATACAGTAACGTACTGGAAGATACAATCTCAATTTGTTTACTGTAGACagaggtacacattagatacctgtccaaaaatctcatacagtatcagactgaatgAGATagaatcaattctattagtgcagactgagcgacACATTGCATACCAGTTCAAATAAAAATCAGTGCCAGCTTGAAAGATACAGACTCAATTTCATTTGTGCAGGCTGAGCAACACAATGTATACAGTCCAAAAAAAACATTCAGGGTCATGCTGAAAGATACAATATGAATCCCAgtcgtgcagactgagctacacattatatacagtccaaaaatcacattcagTATCAAACTGAAAGGCATAGTTTcacttccattagtgcagactgagctacatattgtaTACAGTCCAAAATTCGTATGTTTATTATCATTCTGAAACATACAGTATGAATCCTATTAGTGTAGACgaagctacacattatataccagtccaataatctcTTCAAGCTGATGCTGAAAGTACGGCATCAATTCCATGAGCGCAGACTGATTTATTCCTTAAACACCAGTCCAAGTATAGCACACAGTGTCagcctgaaagatacagtatcaatcccattaatgcagactgagctacaccttaCATCCACATCCGAAAATCACACAGTGTCAGCTTGAAAGATAAAGTATCAATTCcaccagcccagactgagctacttaataaataccagtccaataatttcattgTAATagattgaaatgtacattatcatTTACAATGGTCTtcacagagattaagatgtaatcctaCACCAAAactcacacattgtttgattaaaacaaaatccataagtgtatccatatttacaaattaacgcAAGACGAAGGACTGTGCATACGTTaatgtattaaagatacagtttcaagcaaCACACTTTAACCTGATATAAGAATACAGAAGGAATCTAGACTTGCATTTTGtcccagagactgagtaacagaatgaatcccacactgagctAAAATATCagactgacagtcacagaatgaatcccacactcacagatagaaccagagactgacagacaaagaatgaatcccacactcacacacagtaccagagactgacagattcagaatgagtcccacattcacacacacagtaccagagactgatatattcagaatgaatcccacactcacacacagtaccagagactgacatattcagaatgaatcacacactcacacacagtaccagaggctgacagatacagaatgaatcccacactcacacacagtaccagagactgacatattcagaatgaatcccacactcacacacagtaccagaggctgacagatacagaatgaatcccacactcacacacagtaccagagactgacatattcagaatgaatcccacactcacacacagtaccagagactgacatattcagaatgaatcccacactcacacacagtaccagaggctgacagctacagaatgaatcccacactcacacacagtaccagagacacacatatagagaatgaatcccacactcacacactgtaccagagactgatatatacagaatgaatcccacactcacatgcagtaccagagactgacagatacaaaatgaatctcacactctcacactgtaccagagactgacagagacagaatgaatcccaaactcacacacagtaccagaggctgacagatacagaatgaatcccacactcacagactgtactggagactgagAGATTCAcaatgaattccacactcacacacagtaccagacactgacggatagagaattaatctcacactcacatacagtaccagtaaCTGACGGAtagagaattaatctcacactcacatacagtactggagactgacagatacagaatgaatatagagtctgacatctactggccgtaaGGGAGAACTGTAGCAgattggaacaaattcacatcattgtgacagaaacaggacaaagtgcaatgtgaggaaatagtttctctctgtaacttctactctcgtattttttcatatttcacattgaaaaatgaagacaattgattcataataaagtttttgtttcgcTCATTGAAAAGTTATCAatttccacattatatttcactcgacattgcgcaatatttctttctgatttctcaggacacgatttagattaattcaaataaatcgaaataaaacacaaataaaaactgagcacaaagctggaagttttaatggcgaccgtcaaaagtgaaagggataaaatatagaaaaaaataaaaatgaaactgCTGGAGAGattcagcaggtccggcagcatctgtggagaattgaatctcgggttaacggttcaggactatgacccttctatagTTCAGAACGTTTAATCCGATATAActtaaataaggaacgggaatcagcagagggaaaaacttcagaaaatcaattaatttcactgaatgtgGGCAATTGTGTCTCGTATCCACGATACAGGTCAGGACAAATAATAATACCAAGGGACAAagttaaattcaacgttatgggggCAGAAATGAATTCTAAaagtattttttatataaattagaCCCGTTTGGAAAAATTAtcgctctgaacatcatcaaattcggttccagacttggtgtttctgaattcagcgtgctgggattcaaacctgttggaattaactgtttggaaggcagctatactcaccattatagcgccttatttCACTCGGAGGTAGAAATAGTGTGTTTCTGTGGAAtttcggactgaattgctccctttgggtttctggcatTTTAATCAaagacaataaatagttcccaaacatcagcccctgaacagacaaaacaagctggtggaatttctcattcatagatattaaaaAACAGGATGACAAAAGCGTTAGGAAGAGGTttggaagaagtcacaaaaacaattagggaagcaaacaggaaccacgaaatcaaattatcaaggaatgtaaaaataaatagtaaattattctacagacacaaaaataacagaAAGAATATCAGAATATCTTGAGTGCCACTCAGGgattcacaagataaactcacaggtaatgtcagcgaaatggcagaaatattgaattattactttgcctcagtatttacccgggagattaacagggtgaatttcatattagaggaagaggtcaataaagatatcaagacatttaagtggAAAGGGTGGTTAAACTCTGGTCCAGTTGGATTACATCCGCACATATTAAGTGAAgcaaaggaagagatagcagaggcactgttacatatataggaaaaaaataatcacaaaaagGAATAATACCAGAGGGCTAGATGAAAGTTAATAGCATTCTTATGActtaaaacaggagatagaacaagtccggggaactatagaccagttaactaaaggtcggtggtaggaataatcatggaatcttttactcaacaaagcaatagaaaaacatctagaaaccgaaaatataataaagaatagttagcacggatttcagaaagggaaggtttaacagtttgacagaaggtatgaaagtttaaattacagtgcaacataacttatctgcttttcaattctattcctctagaaataaacctctgTGTTTTCTTtctatggccttatcaacctgtgttgctacttttaatgatttgtcaatctgtacccctaaacccctttgctcttctaccccatttagaatcgtattttccaagcagtacgtggcctccttattcccccgagcaaaatgcaccacctcacaactTTCTTtatggaaattcaatggccatttacatcgcctttcagcaagcttattgAAGTCTTCTTGAATTTTGTTAGATTCTTCCTCACTATAGGCTGTACACCCTAAATTAATTAcaagcatttaatacagcattacaacgaatgtttggtctaacaaaatgtTCTCCATTCGGAGTTTTTCGAAATCCCACtcttgcaatataatgtgaagaatgagtttatcttctgtccctctctcatctgcaaacttcaatgacccggggtttggggacatctactggccggaagcagaactgcaacagttcggaacaaattgctgaaaccggacaacgtgaagtgtgagcgtgtttgtgattggtggcagctaTTAAATcagattggatatctgaagaaaccaatcagagagtgaaaggAAACGTTGACAGAGCATCACTCCCAATGAGCCAATCACAACatgccttcccccatccctcattaccatagggctgtcgGGCTGCCGATTTAACCCGAGCTCGGAGCAGATTTGAATCATTTCtgagtctgaaattgagtttgaaaatgcctgaggacaagaaagcagctcccaagaagggcgccaagaaaaacttgagtaaagcaccagccaagcgcggcaagaagcggagaaagtcgaggaaggagagttactccatctacgtctacaaagtgatgaagcaggttcaccccgacaccggcatctcctccaaggccatgagcatcatgaactcctttgtgaacgatattttcgagcgcatcgcgagtgaggcttcccgcctggcccattataataaacgccacaccatcagctcccgggagatccagaccgccgtgcgcctgctgctgcccggggaactggccaaacacgccgtgtcggaagggacaaaggcggtgaccaaatacaccagctccaagtaaaactccacaatcaaCTGAAAAAGAAACTTAAACaaaaaggctcttttaagagccacccacagtctctctgaagacgctgtaccgacacttctgcatggactcattttacTGTCGATAGTTTGATACTAACTGTCTCTATATAACTTCTGCTTTTgtaatttctcttgaaatctggaagattctcatAATCACTGCCAGGTATAATCTGTGCGTCGCTTTTTATTTATTCCCAAGAACAAAAATCGtgtccctgatcctctcattcccgTTCATATTCCGCCCCTTCCTCCGCATCTGCCCCTTCAGAGCCGTCTTAAGGCGGTGGATTAGAGttcagtcatttctttctccttttcacgttTATTTGTTCATTATTCCggaatatcactttcagaaccgcaatcctttgaaatgcagcaacgctgaaagggacttcacaccgagtacagaatagTCTAAAGACTCTATAACTGttcgacttcttacaccaggagtctcggctccggtttcgatcgcgctgcagctcctgtgaacagggatcaatccacaatccGTGGTTTGTTACTattacaaagattgagctggaatctgtcccgttacaaaatggggCTTTATTCCCGCCGGATTGAAAGCGAACGGAGAATGAAGCGACTTCTAACTGGAatgtaaaagattctggaagttgtgacggaAAACGTGGaataacagagtaaaaggagagagatttttaaacCTTTGTCTTTacgcgacattatttactaaatccgcttctggtgttacaaatatattggcgggctttccaaatttcaaaaaaacggttcagttcggtattttccgcctttttcgcattgccggctattgattggtgaataaaacGTCTCTCTGATTGGACTGTTCGTTgaaccaatgagagtgaggacagatggaccaatcacaattgtccccactgtactcctccagaaggtacaagaagggcgagtgcgggaggatttcttcattctttgcgaaagtgtttgtgagattgtggaaatgtctggaagaggaaaaaccggcggtaaaactcgggccaaggccaagtctcgctcatcccgggccggactgcagttccctgtgggccgtgttcacaggctcctgcgaaaggggaactacgctgaacgtgtgggtgccggagccccggtatatctggctgctgtgctcgagtatctgacggctgaaatcctcgagttggccggcaacgcggcccgcgacAATAAGAAGACCcgtatcatccccagacacctgcagctggccatccgcaacgacgaggagctcaacaagctgctgggacgggtgaccatcgctcagggcggggtgctgccgaatatccaggccgtgctgctgccgaagaaaaccagcaatgtgagctccaagagcaagtaaatcggccaagatttaatctgataaaaccaaaggctcttttcagagccacccactgtatctgtgaaagggctggttactgtctgaagagacTGACCTATTGATCACAGGTGTCCCCGGTCTACGTTAATATATTACATTACTACAGCGGTTAAAgtaatgggagccaatgtaagtcaccgAGCACATGGGTGACAGGTGAACGGGAGTTGGTGGGAGTTCGAATAGGGCAACGGAGATTTGGAGAAATTCATGTTCACAGAGGgcggaagatcggaggctgaccaggagagcattggaatagcaaaGTCTGGAGGTATCAagggaatggatgagggtttcagcaccagaggagctgaggcaggggcggagacgcgcGATGTTTCAAAGGTGGAattaggtcttggtgatggagcggatatgtggtcggacgctcatctcagggtcagattgGACACAAAGGTTACGAACGGTCATATTTCGGACCACACAGTGACCAGGGACTAgtctctgtccatcccggtcccgGAATCTATCCAGTCCgcacacaggacctgggtctgtccatcccggtccctgaatctatccagtcctcacacaggacctgggtctgtccatcccggtccctgaatctatccagtctcgatacaggacctgggtctgtccatccaggcccctgaatctatccagtccccataCAGGATCTGGGTCTGTCTATCCCAttccctgaatctatccaatcCCTcgacaggacc
Encoded proteins:
- the LOC137312440 gene encoding histone H2B type 1-B-like, with product MPEDKKAAPKKGAKKNLSKAPAKRGKKRRKSRKESYSIYVYKVMKQVHPDTGISSKAMSIMNSFVNDIFERIASEASRLAHYNKRHTISSREIQTAVRLLLPGELAKHAVSEGTKAVTKYTSSK